The region TCACCTGCTGTTCTGTTGGTACCTTTTCTTCACCCTAGAGGATGTACAGAGGGATGATCAACTCCACACCATGGTTGATCTTGGCTGGATCAGGGGGGATCGCTGATATCCTGGTTACCCTCATGAATGGCCCCTGTGACCCCGACTCTGTACAGGAGCAGCTGGTGGAGACTTTTCACACAGAGTTTGAGTGggcaaacatttcaaaatggaCCAAACTTGTAAGTATCGCAAGCTCCCTGTGTGTCGATAAGAATTTCACACATCTCACTGGCTCACCTGCAGCTGTTGAAGTGGTTGGAAAGATAGATGTTATTTCACGCCTGGAGATTTGTGAAAGAGATCAGTACTGTTCACAAGTCTGTTTTAAAGCACAGTGAAAAAACTGAGCTTCTTTTCCATTATAACAGATTCAAAAAATCTTAGAGCACAGACACCTCTTGACAGTTCATGACCCAGAGCAGGAAGGATCTGAAGAGCTGGACACTGTCATTCTCCGTGCCCTGGTCAAGGGTAAGATCTgttgccatttctttctgcacaatAGCAATGACTCACAGAAGAAATCTCAGCGTTAAAAAAATCCCTGAAACCTAAGTTATGTTCGTACAAATGTGCAACGAACACTTTAATTCCTATTGGAAATGATCATACAAGACAGCTCTGAACAATTTGAATTGTTTCAATATCACTGATGTTTAATGGCTTTTTTTTCAAACTATTTTATTCATAGTGAATAAATGAGGCATGTTTATAAAAAGTTGCATTTCTAGACTGTACAACACTGTGAAAGGAACAGCATATCTGGCTAATGTCTCATTTGGACAGTCTCGAGGTTTTACAGGCGAATAGGGGCTGGTGGATAAGAAAAACACCAACAGGAAGCACAATTCAGGAGGCAAGAATCTACAGAACGAAAGGGACAGAAGACAATCTTGAGTCCATCTAATGGAATCAGTGTCAAAGTGTTGCAGCTTTAATTACCAACCATTGTTGCTGATATTCATTAATATTTCGGTGCCGCTGTATTTTACTTCTGTAATGTGAAATGCTGAGAATAGGATCTTATTCCTTCAGCTTGCAAGAGCCAAAGCCAGGAAGCTCAGGATTATCTTGACGAGCTGAAACTGGCCGTAGCCTGGAACAAAGTGGACATAGCCAAGAGCGAGATCTTCAACGGAGATGTGGAGTGGAGGGTGAGGACTGTGCAGGTGTTGGCACTGCTGACACAGTGGGTTTTCATGGTGGTCTTGTGATTGTACACTGAAAGTTTACGCAAAATTGACAGGCATCAAGTTCATCAGACATTTGGAAATGAATTTCacttacttttactttttaattgtaGTGTATTTGCTGAAACAGAGGCAAGGTCAACGTTATTAGGCCTTCTGCCTCTTGGGTTTTGATTCCCAGCAGGAAGGCCCTCCATGTGCAGTTTCCTTGTACTGTCTGTGTCCACTGTAGTTTCCTCCCACCACCTAGAGACACGGTGGTTAATtagtttctgtgtgtgtgcttgtgggATAGCTCCAGATTGTTACAGCTCTCCCCGGGGTCTTTGTCCCTCATTGAAAGAACTGCAATATGTTTCTATAGCAATTTTCAGATCCCATTTCATCCATATAAAGAAAAAGTTGAAAACGTTCTTTGGGACATTTTGATTGATAGCTTTATATTGAAATTATCAGAACAAATTTCAAAGGTATCTTTTTTTAGATGCAAAATTTGCTCAAAGGAGTGTTTGTACTTGAATTAAAACATAAAGACAGTGTCAGCCACAACTGGAAGAGCACACAGCTTCACTCATGAGTACACACTTAGGCATTTTGAATAGAAGCCATTGGAGTTTAAGATTTCAGCCTGAGCTACAGCTGGAGCTAGAAACACTGACAATTTGTATATGGTGTTTAGTTTAGAGATTTTGGATCAGTTACTTCCTAACAAGCATGGCAGGTGTTGACCTAGCAGAAATCAGAACCACTACCTTAGATATTATGGTGTCATTTCTCCTATGAAGTGAAGATGTTGGGAGAGAAGTTAGAGTTCTggacttgtaactggaaggttgtgggctcAAATCTCAGTTGAGATACTGCTGTCGTAGCTTTGAGCATGTTTCTTCACCTGAATTACCAAAGTaaacccagctgtataaatgggtacaaaAGGAAGTTGCTTTTGAAAAAacatcagccaaataaattaataattaatttttccATCAGTGTGGCATAGCCGCGGTCTTGGAGAGATTAGAATTCCAGCAGGACTTATGAGCCTTcaaaaaaacgattaaaatctttaaaagtgTGTCTGATCCGTCTTGAGCACGGATCCCCTCCTCAGATCCGGGCTACTTGAGCGGGATCATTTGGTTAACGAGCTAAGACACTTGGACAAGATTTGTTACACCCAGCCCTTCGGCGATGTCTTGCCAGGCATGTGACCTTGAAGAGGTAATGATGGACGCTCTGGTCAACAACAAGCCAGACTTTGTGAAGCTCTTCGTTGACAATGGGATAAACATGAACGAGTTCATGACCTACGGGAAGCTCCAGGACCTGTACTGCTCCGTTTCGGAGAAGAGCCTCCTGCACGAGCTGCTCCTGAAGAAGCACGAGGAGAAGCAGCTCATCCTGGCAGCCCGCAACCCCGGCAGCCACCACGAGTCTGTCCCGAAGAAGACACGCTTCACGCTCCACGAGGTCTCCAAAGTCCTCAAGGACTTCCTGCACGACTCCTGCAAAGGCTTCTACCAGGACAGCACGAAGAGAACTCCGACAGTAGGTATCTCTTCTGCTGCcctggtgtgcgtgtgtgtttacttgtgtcccatccagggtgtatcctgccttgtgcccatttcttgctgggatgggctctgCCTCCCCTGTGTTGAATAAAGAGATAGAAACtgagtggatggatggataatgcATTGTCATCACACATAGACGACAGTGTCTTTAccatgctgctgctgctgcacttGAGTATGGAGGTACCATTGCGCACTGTGGTAAACATTTATTAAAGTATCTCATGGTGCTTTTTAAGGTCTAGTGTAGtaaagcacagtaaaggcaTTCTGAAACCATAGGAAATTACAGCACAACTATGGTAAAACCATAACTACACCATGTTTCAAGAGCAAGATTGATACATTGATGCCAAGTGTTAGTCTTGATGAAGGTGGTACATATGGGACTTAATGgatgtgttgtgttttttttaggaaaagtcTGGAAAGACGCGGACATCTCATGGAAACAAGTGCTTACCGGATATGAGCCAAAAATGTGATAACCCCTGGAGAGATCTGTTTCTGTGGGCTGTACTTCAGAACAGGCAGGAGATGGCAAACTTCTTCTGGGCCATGGTAAGTCACTCGAACAAGGCATAACAATCTTCTAATGTGTGAGGCGTTTGATGCACTGTAGCAGCTTCCTAGATTTCCTTTTTGTTTAAGCCTGCTCTAGGAGATGACCCACAGCAATGGGCGACAACAAGGAAATTACACTACAGAAAGCAGCAGTATTAGACTGTGTATATTAAACACTAGTCAAAACACTCAGTACTCAGCCTGCACTCTGTGCAGAAAGCTAAAGATGTCTAGAAACATGAGATAAAAGATGAGATCAAGCTCTATCACAGAAAGCACTCCAATTAGCTAACAtaactgtatattgtttttctgCATGCCAGTGCAGGGAGATTCAAGCTTCAATAAGGAATTTAGAGTCTTCCTTTGAGCATGTAAATTTGAAGTAATccattaaaagctgtaaaatgtttttaatgtttttaaattattaagttTCTCCTAGCTGTTAATTCCTATGCTCGAAAGGATGTCGCGTCTTTTTCATGTGaccctgaactgagcccagcTGAGCCACTTGCTTATGTCTTTGAGCTGGCTGGGCCCTTTCCCTTAACCTGCTGTCCGTGTTCCCGGTGCACAGGGGCCAGAGGCAGTGGCTGCCGCGCTGGCCGGCTGTAAAATCCTGAAGGAAATGGCTCACCTGGAGTCTGAGGCCGAGTCTGCGCGGAGCATGAAAGAGGCAAAATATGAGCAGTTCGCCCTGGGTGAGTACATTTCACATCAGTGCTGCTCTCTCTTAGTCACAATACACTGCCATTTAGCCCTGGTGCAAGCCCACTTTCTTCATAGTTCTGATTTTGGTAATTACTAGCAATTGTTTAACACCTGCAAATCACTCACTCAGCAGCACTTAATCATTGGTTTTAAAACCAGCAGGGCCTTTGCTTTAAACAACTAAACCTGTCGAGATAACTGGGAAATTAGCAGTCTGCCAATAAAGACGACAACAGTAATACTTTTTgcacataaataataaaaaacctgTAAAAAGCTTGAACCTAAGCTTTAAGTCTATTGAAAGACATATAAAGACATACATAATGCTTAAAGGGCACTGACATAGTAATAAGTATGCACTAATCAATGAAGCACATACTAATCAATGAAGACAAACAGTTTGCAAAGAGCCTGTGCTGGAGATTTTCTTAAACTGTTTGGGACTGGAAGTAGACTGAAACAGTGGTTCAGAAATTCTGCACGTGTTCCGCTGCTGCTGCAGTTCAAATATCCTCAGCGGCCTtctgcactgcactgtgcttGCAGACCTGTTCAGCGAGTGCTACTCGAACAGCGAGGACAGGGCCTACGCTCTTCTGGTGAGGAAGACCAAGTACTGGAGCAAAGCCACCTGCCTCAACCTGGCCACAGAGGCCGATGCCAAGAGCTTCTTTGCCCACGATGGAGTTCAGGTAGGAAGAGTCTGGCACAACCGAGCTGCTAAGATACCAGACACAGCAATAATAATTCCTATCAGATTTCCTTGTAGACCTGTGGATAAGGTAACAGGAAGgctgtgggttcgaatcccagctgagacactgctgttgctgATGCAGTACTTCACAtgaattgctccagtaaaatccCCAGATGTACAGGTGCAAATGTAAgtcgctttggataaaagcgtcAGCTAAACAAGAATTAGTAAGAATAGTAATACTGAACGTACTTACTGCTCTCTTCATGAGTGTACTCTCCCCATCATCTCCATTCCCTCCCCTCTCTTTACACTCCTATAAcccttctccttctccctccTCTGCTGCTCGTTCCGTCTCTCGCGCCTCCTGTGGTGCCTCCACAGGTCTACATCATCTCCAGTCACCTGCCAATGCCTCCTCCGGACCCAAGTGCACATTCCCTGGATTTAGATATCCCTGTGCTTAGTGCGGCAGCTTGTGCTTGTTCTGAATGTAAGGTGCCTTGGGATAAGGTGTTTGCTCAGTACTAATGTACATCTAGACTAAGGCTGTCTAGATCATAATGTAACAGAGATAATGCAGGTGTAACAGGCCTGGGCAGGAAAGTGGCTGTTTACACCTCAGGACCTGACAGAGGGGAAGGAAAACTTGAAAATTCCACAGCAAAGTTAgtgtttctttcagttttgcAGAACATACATTGAATGAATGTTGAAGAATTGGCAtctcagtttttatttcttagatcTTGTATTTCTAATATAGTGACAGCTGTAGAGCCAATACGTGTTCAGTGCAAGGGAGGAAAGTGTGGTGACGGTGGTGACAGTGACCTCTACAGGACAATAATTGTACTGCATCCTCCATCTGACCTTTAGCAGTACAGAGTCAGCATGTGGGTTTTGAAgtctatttcatttttcttccaGGCACTGCTGACAAAAATCTGGTGGGGATCCATGACAGCAGACACAGCGATCTCAAAACTAGTGGTGTCTTTCTTTTTCCCTCCACTAATATGGACAAACTTTATAAAATTCAGGTAGAAATAATAAATCCACACACTATATTTTACTCAGTATTAGGCAGCACAACTTTGACTTTACATGTGTGCAATACttttacagtttacataattcATAGTGAACGCTTGCTCGTAAGACACATCATCCCCCCGAAAGATTTCTTGTGAGACCTATATATATAGAAGTACTGTCAATAAGCATTAGCTATCTGTCAGAAGTTGCAGAATGAACTCTGAAGGTCTAGTCTATGCCTCAGCATGGCCCTGCAGGAGGCCTGACGGGGTCTGCTGTCCCTGTGTCCAGCAGTGAGGACGAGCAGCATGGCAGCCGAGGAGGAGAAGAGTTTGCGGAGCTggacagcctggacacagaaaaGGCCCTGTTGCTCACAGAGGAGGAGAACATGTATGTGATGAGCTGGGGGTTttacagggtgtgtgtgtgtgtgtgtgtcagggagcaGCTGTTCCAGCAGGATAGAAGACAGGACTTTGAGAAATCTGTACTTCTAAATCATGAGGGGCTCACGAGGTTCAAATTGCTTCCTCCACACAAACCTAGATTCCCGCCAACCAGATTCAAACACCTCCAGGTCCCATTTTTCCAAGTCTGTTGACATTCGtaaaaggaaaacacaaaccagagcaaAAGTAGCATTTCCATCCAGCatgaagttttcttttaaaaatcccaTCTCAAATGTCTCATAATTCTTCAAATAACAcagatttgtatttttgtaaaatttAGGAAATTTAACTCGATGTTCAGCGAAAAGGAATTGAATTTCAAATGCTGAAACTGAGGAGCAAGTTTTGATTGGCTTGAGTGTGGTGATTAGAGTACACTGAGCTGGTGACTGTCTGGAGGAACTGAGGAATATGGTATTCTGTCTGCATTAGCTGTGTATTTGTGGTATGAATGCAGTGTACAATTTTGTGTAAATGTGTGTATCCTGGAGCTAGACCTGATGCTGTGGTGTACTGTAAGAGATAGCTTCCGGTTCTTGAAGGGCCACATCAGTGTAGCTGCAAACAGGAGGAAACCATGTTGCTCGCTGCTAAGTGCTGATTGCTCATGCATGTGCAGCAGTCTGGGGAGACGTCCTCCTCTGCCTCTGCCTGTGCTGAGATCTGTGTGTTTATACACATTTCCCAGAGAGAGCAGGAAGGTCGAAAGCCAGAGCCCACAGAACCACAATGTCTGGAGCACGTTCCTGTTCAGGAGGTGGCAGCGGTTCTGGAGCGCTCCCGTGACCGTGTTCCTGGGCAACGTAATCATGTACTTcgccttcctcttcctcttcaccTACGTGCTCCTGGTGGACTTCAGACCCCCTCCTCCCGATGGGCCCTCCATGGCCGAGATCACCCTCTACTTCTGGGTCTTCACCCTGGTGCTGGAGGAGCTGCGACAGGTCAGCACCCCCAGGGGCTGGGCAGCGTGCCCTCAAGCCAGTCCTGTCCGCCTAGAAATAATAAACCACCTGACTGCTAGAGATACACTGTAAGATTTTTTTGCAGGAGccttcaaaaagaaaatatgagAAATAAAGAACGTTAACGTGATTAATAAAGAACAGCTTCCAGgtaaagaaaatgaacaataaATTGAAAGCAGAAGTCAAAAGGCTTTTATATAAAAAGGTAGTATAGGCCAAGAGAACAAGAGAAAGGGACATTGCAGTGAGATCCAAAATGAATAATGCGTTGTGTTGAACTTTGCCCTCAGAGCTTCTTCACTGATGAAGACACCAGCATCGTGAAGAAGTTCAAGCTGTATGTGGAGGACAACTGGAACAAGTGTGACATGGTGGCTATTCTTCTCTTTGTGTTTGGGGTGTCCTGCAGGTCAGCTCATTAAAACAACTTTATTTCTTGTTACAGTGAATTACTGTGCAACAGTTGTAATCTTCTGTGTCTTTCCGTAGACCCACGATTGGTTATATTCCAACAGAACCTACACCATCTCAGAGCTGAGCTGACTGACAGAGAGATGTCCCTATAGCTGCTCAGAGCTGTGCTGACTGACTTGGAGGTGTCTCTTCTCCAGCTCAGTGCTgtgctgactgactgggagGTGTCTCTTCTCCAGCTCAGTGCTgtgctgactgactgggagGTGTCTGTTCTCCAGCTCAGAGCTgtgctgactgactgggagGTGTCTCTCTACCAGCTCAGAGCTgtgctgactgactgggagGTGTCTCTTCTCCAGCTCAGATCTgtgctgactgactgggagGTGTCTCTTCTCTAGCTCAGTGCTgtgctgactgactgggagGTGTCTCTTCTCCAGCTCAGTGCTgtgctgactgactgggagGTGTCTCTTCTCCAGCTCAGTCCTgtgctgactgactgggagGTGTCTCTCTACCAGCTCAGAGCTGACCTAACTATAGTATGAACCCTAAGCTGGCTCTGAGTCAGTTTAGGTACAATGAAGGTGTGAAAAATCAGCAACTCCGCAACAATGAAACAATCATATTAAGAAGCATAAACTGAACAGCTGTCTTCCACATAAATACCATCAAACTATAATCTCAAAACACAGACTTGTATAGTTTTGCATCTGCTGCTAGAGTTGTTTCAGTGACCCAATGTTGTGATAGAGGTTTGCCAGCATTCTTACACTGATCTCTGCTCCCACAGGATGCTGACATCGATGTATGAGGCTGGACGCACGGTCTTAGCCTTGGACTTCATGGTGTTTACTCTGCGTCTCATCCACATCTTTGCCATCCACAAGCAGCTTGGTCCAAAGATCATCATTGTGGAGAGGATGGTGAGCGATCAGAATGCCAGGTTTGAGGAATACCTAGTGAGCCCCAGTGCCATAACATACCCTATACTGGGAACCCCGTCAGGCAGACCTGCTGGACACTGTTTCCCACATCCTGGCTGCAGAGCCACAAACATCCCAGAGTCTTTTATTCCGAGCTCCCAGCAATTACATCAAAACAACAGGAGACTGGCAGTGTAAAATGGATAATTCCCACAGTGACAAATGCTTTGTAAAAGGTGCAGGTTTAAAaagctaagctcactgggtggTTGCATCTTGGGCCCCATGATGGAGCAGTagtcagcactgctgcctcgcagcgctggggccctgggttcaatttcagacctggggtCCGTCTGCATGGAGATTGTATGTGAGGGTTTTCTCCagttgctctggtttcctcccacagtcctaaagcatactggcaggttaattagcttccggcaaaactggccctggtgtgagtgtgtgtgtgttgctgccctgcgatagactggcgtcctgtccagggtgtatcctgtcttgtgcccattgcttgctgggataggccctgGCACCCTCACAAACCtgaatgggaaaaaaatggatggattgactAGCCACTGGCTGGTTGCACCATCAGAGCCTCCCCAAGAGGAAAGCATTGCTGTGGAATATGTTGTGGGCTGGTACCATGGCCAGACTCATGAGCGAAGTGTCCTTGTGTTTTGGCAGATGAAGGATGtcttcttttttctgttcttcctgagtgtgtggctcctGGCCTATGGGGTTGCCACCCAGGCCCTTCTTCATCCCAACGAGAACAGAGTGGACTGGATCTTCAGGAGGGTCCTCTATAGGCCCTACCTCCACATATTCGGCCAGATCCCCTTGGAAGAGATCGACGGTAAGACGGGCGATTCTGTATCTCAAAGCTCAGTCCATGGAGGAGGTGTGCGGTGCTCAGACTGTGAGCTCAGGGGATGTTGTCACACTCAACACAGAAAACCATGGCCGGAAAAAATCAGAGAACAAAAGAGTACTATGTACTATGAACTATGAACTATGTACTATGTACTCCgcggcggagcggtggctctgtggctcaggatctgtgcctgtggctggaaggttgccggtttgtatcccacggccggcagaggaatcttactcCTTTTgggccctgagcaaggcccttaaccccaactgctccaggggcaccatataaatggctgaccctatgctctgaccccaagcttctctccctgtctgtgtgtctcatggagatcaggttggggtctgcgaaaagacaaattcctaatactaGAAATTGTAATTTCTAGTATTGCAATTTCCGAAACAACCGTTCTGCTGGCCTTTAGGACATCCTGTTGCTTGAGTCAATCAAGAACTGGTTATGGCTCAGTAATGGAGTGTTCTTTAAAAACCCATCAAGGCAACATGAGCAGCACATCCACTCTGCTTCTCCCAGTTGTTTAGTTTTTCTCAGTTTTTGCTTTCAGCGTCATTTAATGATACATTTACTCAGTGCTAACAAACATAAACCACTCCAGCAATATCAACAATACTTCCTTGGTATCATCATCACTTGCTGTCCAGTCACTTCACttgcttgtgttaatttttcatttcatttttcatttttccttccttaaaaTAGTTGCCTTACTTTAGATTTTTCTGTTGATCCAACCAGTGATAGTGGTGGGGTTTGAAATTGATCAGCAATGTCTTTCATTTTTCTCAGCTTTCCTTAAAGAGTGTTTAATTTTCTGCTTCCCATATTTGACAAGCAACTATGTAAGCAGAAGGTCTAATTGgtaaagcattaattatgtattTTGTAATCCTGTTTTACCATAGCGGCTAAAATGCCTGAGCTCAATTGCACCACAGACCTGTTTGAGATCATGGAGGAAACACTGCCCCCTTGTCCAAATCTGTATGCCAACTGGCTAGTCATTCTCCTGCTGGTCATCTTCCTTTTGGTCACCAATGTGCTGCTACTGAACCTTCTGATCGCTATGTTCAGGTAAGGATTGAGCTTTAGTGCTTTATTCATACCCATGGTCGACAACTTAACTCGCATTTAGCAGTAAAAGATAGGTAGTTTTTTGTTATTTGACAAAACTGATTTATTGGTAGTGAGACTTTGTATTTCTCATATATACCATATGAACAGCAAATATTTACAATTCCAGCTCAGTCAGAAGTGTACATTTCtatttcaatgtacagtatttctatttataaatatttagtaactgtttccattttttaatatattttagtaCACTATACAAACTATTAAAGAATAATTATGTTCACAGTTCTAAAATCTCACTGCGggaaaaacatttaatagtTTTTGCAAAAAAGATGACAAGAACCATGAACTGTTGTTTCTCACCATTTAGAGTTTTTGCAAGATTTTATTTAGAAACAGtctgtttttgtctttgtattaatttaaaatcttaCATCTTACTCATGAAATGAAAGCTGAGAGAATGGGTtctattttaagctttttgagAAAACTCTGACAGTATCAAGCTGTTTAATTGTTTATATCTAATAAATTCAGAAACAACTCTTGTGCTTGCAATCAGTCTGAAGAATCTGTTAACACTCCTTCATACCGTGTATATATCTCTTGCATATATACAAAAGTTTtcaccaaaaatgtttttacttttattttagtaTCATTCTTTTAAATTATTCCGATTTTGTAAAGGAGTTTTTGAGTTAcagaactgaaagaaacaaaacaatatatCAAAATATGTCTTCTACAAGAAAGGAAAGTGCTTTCCCACAAAACAATTGGCTTTTTGGCCTTATCGGAAAGCCAATTAGAAAAAGATCAAAGGGATGAAGGCCATTCCTAAACTTCTGAGGGTGCAAATGTGCAAGGTATGCAACAAGGTGCTCTGAACAGCATCCTTCAGAACCACTACCTCAGTATTCAGACATTTCCTTCCTGGTGAAATCTCAGTCCTTATCTAGCATGCAGAAATCAGGCATTCCAGCCAATATTCAGTGGCATTTACAGGGAAAGCCTCTGCAACAACTTCCTAATCCTATAAAACTACGGCTGTGGGTGAAGTGGATTATGATAAAATTCCTATGGTTAATATCACATGGTTAATGTCGCCTCCCTGCCCTGAGGTAAGTGTTCTGACATGCTTGGCAAATAAAGACATTTCCTGTCGTAGCTACACCTTCCAGGTGGTGCAGGAGCACACGGACATCTTCTGGAAGTTTCAGCGCTTCAACCTGATCGTGGAGTACAGCAGCAGGCCAGCCCTGGCTCCtcccttcatcatcatcagccaCATCTCCCAGGTCGTCTTCAGCATGTTCAAGAAGTCCGAGTCCAAGACGGATCCCCTAGGTCAGTCCCAGGCTCTACGTGCAGTGCAAAATCAGGCACTGTAGTCTAAAAAACACTAATTCAAACATATGATTTGGATATTTCAAGGAAATCAGTATTATATTCTATCGGAGATGCGATTTCTTATGTCTCTGCCCATTCAGCTGTGCAGTAAGAAGGACCTCCTGCAATTTATTGGTTGATCAAGTGGGTCCTCTTCTATGTATAAAGCACTTTGGGACCCTTTGATTGtagagtgatgtactgtatacagtaaatgaatggATTAACAATTACAATTTGTGGaatcactgtatttttattccGCTAAATACTGCACTGGGAATCCAGAATCTGCACCAGGCGCACAATCCCAGGGATGTGGGATGGGATACTGTATTGATCCCTCTTTGCCTCCTTGCAGAAAGGGAATTACCAGAAGCTTTGGACCAGAAACTAATGACTTGGGAGACGGTGCAAAAGGAAAATTACCTGGCCAAGCTGGAGAAACGAAAGAGGGAGAGTAGCGAGGAGAGGCTGAGAACCACAACCTCCAAGTAAGTGTGTCTTCAGACGTGTCTCCATTGCTGGAGGGCAGAGGCTGCAGAATTTTACTTGACTCTTTAGGTTACCTTTAATCATTCAAATTGAAAGTCAGCACTCTGAAAACTGAAGGCAGACTCCCTGACAAATGATAAAATTGCCCCAACACAAGTCCCCTTCAAAGAATGaaagaaacagattttttaCTTATCGAGAGTGGATACCAGGCCTAAAACATGTACTCTCACCAACGCTGCCATGGGATCATGGAAGAACAGGCCTTCAGGGCTTCAGGTTGACACCCTGAATcagctgcatttttttaattatagggTGCAGTCCCTTCTGAAAATTGTTGGAGGTCATAAGGAACAGGAAAAACAACTCTTATCAGTTGAGACGCAGGTAAGGAACAATTTCAATGGGGATAATAAAGATTGATGTACAACCCTCTGACAGAGAGTGCCAGTTATTTCTTAAGCCACCCCCATTCTTCCTTGTAGACAGTCTACTTTATATTGATCAGTTTTAGGGGGTTTCAATGGGatttaacacaaaatgagaCCAATGGGTTTCAATCTGTTGCTGTTCTGTTGTGATTGATAACTTACAAATACCTTAAGAGGTAATATTTAGAAAAGAGCATGATTCATCTTTACAAAAACACACGCTATAAACAACTGTCTATCATGTTGGACATTTGATTGTTGCTAAAAAGCTGtgcataaagaaataaagaaaatcaaaatctaATCATATTATTATGGTAATTACCTTATGTTAAAATATGTTGAAATATGATTGGAATGGATGTTGAGTTTGATTTCAATATCTTATGGAGTTCAGTTTGGTGTCTCacgtattgtactgtatgtaagcttCTGGAGCTCAGAAACTGATGCAGTGGTGtacaaatgtattaaaacaaCCAGCAGCTGTGTAGTTTACACTT is a window of Lepisosteus oculatus isolate fLepOcu1 chromosome 21, fLepOcu1.hap2, whole genome shotgun sequence DNA encoding:
- the trpm5 gene encoding transient receptor potential cation channel subfamily M member 5; protein product: MTEPPDQPLNTDQQRDLCRNCGETVEVPQGLDPETACRCFCVLNEQKGCLVMDTSSRETQSNDFKAEQVRDSEIDSCGGEIEFIGTSKKRGKFIRVHCTTDPAAIYELLTEEWCLMAPHLVVSLVGGDELFQMRPWLRDTVRKGLVKAAQSTGAWILTSGLRFGITKHLGKAVRDHSLASTSSKVKVVAIGIAPWKMIHNKEVLLTAKPDKPALYQSEDLPHGSVYSLDCNHSHFVLVDEDEEHPGGTTEMRIKLLKHISEQHTGYGGTGSIEIPVLCLLVHGEPKILKRMYRGMINSTPWLILAGSGGIADILVTLMNGPCDPDSVQEQLVETFHTEFEWANISKWTKLIQKILEHRHLLTVHDPEQEGSEELDTVILRALVKACKSQSQEAQDYLDELKLAVAWNKVDIAKSEIFNGDVEWRACDLEEVMMDALVNNKPDFVKLFVDNGINMNEFMTYGKLQDLYCSVSEKSLLHELLLKKHEEKQLILAARNPGSHHESVPKKTRFTLHEVSKVLKDFLHDSCKGFYQDSTKRTPTEKSGKTRTSHGNKCLPDMSQKCDNPWRDLFLWAVLQNRQEMANFFWAMGPEAVAAALAGCKILKEMAHLESEAESARSMKEAKYEQFALDLFSECYSNSEDRAYALLVRKTKYWSKATCLNLATEADAKSFFAHDGVQALLTKIWWGSMTADTAISKLVVSFFFPPLIWTNFIKFSSEDEQHGSRGGEEFAELDSLDTEKALLLTEEENIESRKVESQSPQNHNVWSTFLFRRWQRFWSAPVTVFLGNVIMYFAFLFLFTYVLLVDFRPPPPDGPSMAEITLYFWVFTLVLEELRQSFFTDEDTSIVKKFKLYVEDNWNKCDMVAILLFVFGVSCRMLTSMYEAGRTVLALDFMVFTLRLIHIFAIHKQLGPKIIIVERMMKDVFFFLFFLSVWLLAYGVATQALLHPNENRVDWIFRRVLYRPYLHIFGQIPLEEIDAAKMPELNCTTDLFEIMEETLPPCPNLYANWLVILLLVIFLLVTNVLLLNLLIAMFSYTFQVVQEHTDIFWKFQRFNLIVEYSSRPALAPPFIIISHISQVVFSMFKKSESKTDPLERELPEALDQKLMTWETVQKENYLAKLEKRKRESSEERLRTTTSKVQSLLKIVGGHKEQEKQLLSVETQVKYCSDVLSWMAECFSQSTLRCDRNVPKDPRSAGKWSKQQQKTTTEEGNKDSRKMDSAQSQ